A single Methylomonas sp. AM2-LC DNA region contains:
- the hemL gene encoding glutamate-1-semialdehyde 2,1-aminomutase → MTQTQDLFAQAKKFIPGGVNSPVRSFSGVGGTPVFFDHALGAYIFSSDKQRYIDYVGSWGPMILGHAHPEVIAAVIQSAEKGLSFGAPTEIETLMAETVCALLPSVELVRMVSSGTEATMSALRLARGYTGRDKIVKFEGCYHGHSDSLLVKAGSGALTLGVPSSPGVPAAVAADTITLSYNDSEAVLNTFAQLGEQIACIIVEPVAGNMNCIPPEPGFLACLRQVCDQYGSVLIFDEVMTGFRVGLQGAQGLYDIKPDLTTLGKIIGGGMPVGAFGGSHKIMEYLAPLGPVYQAGTLSGNPVAMAAGLKTLQLISAPGFYAELNAKTSQLLQGLQQAADQAGVSFTSNQVGAMFGLFFSAEKNISRYAQVMQCDQAKFKQFFHAMLAQGVYLAPSAFEAGFVSAAHSEADIQETINAARIAFRQL, encoded by the coding sequence ATGACCCAAACTCAAGATTTATTCGCTCAAGCCAAAAAATTTATACCCGGCGGCGTTAATTCGCCTGTTCGTTCTTTTAGTGGGGTGGGTGGAACACCAGTTTTTTTCGATCACGCTCTAGGTGCATATATATTTTCTAGTGATAAGCAGCGCTATATTGATTATGTCGGTTCCTGGGGGCCAATGATACTGGGGCATGCGCATCCAGAGGTGATTGCTGCGGTGATACAGAGCGCGGAAAAAGGTTTAAGCTTCGGTGCTCCTACTGAAATTGAAACCCTAATGGCGGAAACGGTCTGCGCATTATTGCCCTCTGTTGAACTGGTTAGGATGGTTAGTTCTGGTACAGAAGCTACCATGAGCGCATTGCGATTGGCTCGAGGTTACACAGGCCGCGATAAAATCGTCAAATTTGAAGGTTGTTACCACGGACATTCCGATTCGCTATTAGTTAAAGCCGGTTCTGGTGCTTTAACATTGGGAGTTCCCAGTTCTCCTGGTGTACCCGCTGCTGTAGCCGCTGACACTATTACCCTTAGTTATAATGATAGTGAAGCTGTGTTGAATACCTTTGCACAGCTTGGTGAACAAATCGCCTGTATTATTGTTGAGCCTGTGGCTGGCAATATGAATTGTATTCCGCCTGAACCCGGTTTTCTGGCTTGCCTGCGTCAAGTTTGTGATCAATACGGTAGTGTGCTGATTTTTGACGAGGTGATGACCGGATTTAGGGTGGGCTTGCAGGGAGCACAAGGGCTTTATGACATAAAGCCGGATTTAACCACTCTGGGTAAAATTATTGGTGGTGGTATGCCTGTAGGTGCTTTCGGCGGTAGTCACAAAATAATGGAATATCTAGCGCCTCTAGGACCAGTCTATCAGGCAGGTACGTTATCAGGTAACCCGGTTGCCATGGCAGCCGGATTAAAAACTCTGCAATTAATCAGCGCGCCTGGTTTTTATGCAGAGCTTAATGCCAAAACCAGCCAATTACTACAAGGTTTGCAACAGGCGGCGGATCAGGCTGGCGTAAGTTTTACCAGCAATCAGGTAGGAGCAATGTTTGGTTTGTTTTTTAGTGCCGAAAAAAATATCAGCCGTTACGCGCAGGTCATGCAATGCGATCAAGCCAAATTCAAACAATTTTTCCATGCCATGTTAGCGCAAGGGGTTTATCTGGCACCGTCAGCATTTGAAGCGGGATTTGTCTCTGCAGCACATAGTGAAGCAGATATTCAGGAAACTATTAACGCTGCGCGTATTGCATTTAGGCAATTGTAA